From the genome of Biomphalaria glabrata chromosome 1, xgBioGlab47.1, whole genome shotgun sequence, one region includes:
- the LOC106050872 gene encoding histone acetyltransferase KAT7-like isoform X2, whose product MRRRKRLHGDSVSEESEHSAEVETDEEQPTRRTRRSAAIVGQASPTKKRKLTKDTSDSDNEETTENKTEAKGKAVPRAKKTAKTAVAVCSEDVDSEDGNSLLGLTERRATPKTNYDETSAHCPLPGCDSKGHLSGRHESHRTLTSCPLFHNTTAEDCKVRYEKRIKNIEDRKKVVAELKDRRGLRHQALSESQKLKYEKITKARNKRPEVTEEVKEKQRKHKEEHGNSRQPLISGLTSDYDYELFKEAQSRACELLEHQMTQHLAKSDLQEYRIKKLELGCYEMNTWYSSPYPEEYARLPKIYLCEFCLKYMRTATILRRHMAKCLWRHPPGDEIYRKGNISFFEVDGKKNKVYCQNLCLLAKLFLDHKTLYFDVEPFLFYAMTENDGNGCHLVGYFSKEKNSFLNYNVSCILTLPQYMRQGFGKMLIDFSYLLSKVEEKVGSPERPLSDLGLLSYRSYWKDVLLEYLHKYKGQEICIKDVSQETAINANDIVSTLQALGMLKYWKGKHLVLKKQDLIDEFLEKKANRPAEFANKVIDPSCLKWTPHSKRDSLS is encoded by the exons ATGCGACGGAGAAAG CGACTTCATGGAGATTCTGTATCAGAAGAAAGCGAACACTCAGCTGAGGTCGAAACAGATGAAGAACAGCCCACACGAAGAACCAGAAGATCTGCTGCAATTGTTG GTCAGGCTAGCCcaaccaaaaaaagaaaattgacaaAAGATACAAGTGATTCAGATAATGAAGAgacaacagaaaacaaaacagaagCGAAAGGTAAGGCTGTGCCCAGAGCCAAGAAAACTGCCAAGACAGCAGTGGCGGTGTGTAGTGAAGATGTGGACTCAGAAGATGGAAACTCATTGCTAGGGCTAACTGAGAGAAGGGCAACTCCAAAAACAAATTACGATGAGACAAGTGCCCATTGCCCTTTACCAGGATGTGATTCTAAAG GTCATTTAAGTGGACGCCATGAATCCCACAGAACACTGACATCTTGCCCCCTGTTTCATAATACCACAGCAGAAGATTGtaaa GTCAGATATGAAAAAAGAATCAAGAATATTgaagacagaaaaaaagtagTTGCTGAATTAAAAGACAGAAGGGGGCTGCGCCATCAG gctttgAGTGAAAGccagaaattaaaatatgagaAGATTACCAAGGCTAGAAACAAAAGGCCAGAAGTTACTGAAGAAGTGAAAGAAAAGCAGAGGAAACATAAGGAAGAACATGGAAATTCTAGACAACCTCTAATAAGTGGGTTAACATCAGACTACGATTATGAACTGTTTAAAGAAGCACAATCTCGAGCTTGTGAATTACTT GAGCATCAAATGACTCAACACTTAGCCAAGTCTGACCTTCAGGAATACCGAATAAAGAAACTGGAACTGGGCTGCTATGAAATGAACACATGGTACTCATCACCCTACCCAGAAGAATATGCTCGGCTTCCCAAAATTTATCTCTGCGAATTTTGTTTGAAGTATATGAGAACAGCAACAATTTTAAGAAGACATATG GCTAAATGTCTATGGCGCCATCCTCCAGGAGATGAGATCTACAGGAAaggaaatatttctttttttgaagtggaTGGCAAGAAAAATAAG GTTTATTGTCAAAACTTGTGTCTGCTggctaaacttttcttggatcacaaaactttatattttgatGTGGAGCCATTTCTTTTCTACGCAATGACAGAGAATGATGGCAATGGGTGTCATCTTGTTGGCTACTTCTCTAAG GAAAAAAACTCTTTTTTGAACTATAATGTTTCTTGTATTTTGACACTTCCTCAATACATGAGACAAGGATTTGGGAAAATGTTAATAGATTTTA GTTATCTATTGAGTAAAGTTGAGGAAAAGGTTGGCTCTCCAGAGAGACCATTGTCGGACCTTGGCCTTCTCTCCTACAGAAGTTATTGGAAAGATGTTCTCCTAGAGTatttacacaaatataaaggtCAAGAAATTTGTATCAAAG atgtGAGTCAAGAAACTGCAATAAATGCCAATGATATAGTCAGCACATTACAAGCCCTGGGTATGCTCAAATATTGGAAAGGAAAACAtttagtcctaaaaaaacag GATTTGATTGATGAGTTTCTGGAAAAAAAGGCCAACCGGCCTGCAGAGTTTGCAAACAAGGTGATAGATCCATCGTGTTTAAAATGGACACCTCATAGCAAAAGAGATTCTCtatcttga
- the LOC106050895 gene encoding huntingtin-interacting protein K-like isoform X1, with translation MSALLVNKVEPSEDLSGAVVCINPKQMATNEIQVEEPEVEDNDAEDESKGKKVAKHDAGAADLEKVTDYEEEKEIAAQDIQDAIRVVSDRQNKEAKAKHEKEKELSKVKINKDDVDYIVQEIEISRSRAERVLREYKGNVIEALVFLTN, from the exons ATGTCCGCCTTGCTAGTTAATAAGGTAGAGCCATCGGAGGATCTTAGCGGCGCTGTAGTCTG caTTAATCCGAAACAAATGGCTACAAATGAGATTCAAGTTGAGGAACCAGAGGTAGAAGACAATGATGCAGAAGATGAGTCTAAAGGCAAGAAAGTTGCCAAACACGATGCCGGTGCTGCAGACTTGGAGAAGGTTACAGACTAtgaggaagaaaaagaaattgctGCCCAGGATATTCAAGAT GCTATCAGAGTTGTCAGTGATCGACAAAATAAAGAAGCAAAGGCCAAAcatgaaaaagagaaagagttatcCAAAGTCAAGATCAATAAAGATGATGTGGATTATATT GTCCAAGAAATAGAGATCTCAAGGTCAAGGGCTGAGCGCGTGTTACGAGAATACAAAGGCAACGTTATTGAGGCTTTAGTATTTTTAACcaattaa
- the LOC106050895 gene encoding huntingtin-interacting protein K-like isoform X2, whose product MATNEIQVEEPEVEDNDAEDESKGKKVAKHDAGAADLEKVTDYEEEKEIAAQDIQDAIRVVSDRQNKEAKAKHEKEKELSKVKINKDDVDYIVQEIEISRSRAERVLREYKGNVIEALVFLTN is encoded by the exons ATGGCTACAAATGAGATTCAAGTTGAGGAACCAGAGGTAGAAGACAATGATGCAGAAGATGAGTCTAAAGGCAAGAAAGTTGCCAAACACGATGCCGGTGCTGCAGACTTGGAGAAGGTTACAGACTAtgaggaagaaaaagaaattgctGCCCAGGATATTCAAGAT GCTATCAGAGTTGTCAGTGATCGACAAAATAAAGAAGCAAAGGCCAAAcatgaaaaagagaaagagttatcCAAAGTCAAGATCAATAAAGATGATGTGGATTATATT GTCCAAGAAATAGAGATCTCAAGGTCAAGGGCTGAGCGCGTGTTACGAGAATACAAAGGCAACGTTATTGAGGCTTTAGTATTTTTAACcaattaa
- the LOC106050872 gene encoding histone acetyltransferase KAT7-like isoform X1 codes for MRRRKRLHGDSVSEESEHSAEVETDEEQPTRRTRRSAAIVVGQASPTKKRKLTKDTSDSDNEETTENKTEAKGKAVPRAKKTAKTAVAVCSEDVDSEDGNSLLGLTERRATPKTNYDETSAHCPLPGCDSKGHLSGRHESHRTLTSCPLFHNTTAEDCKVRYEKRIKNIEDRKKVVAELKDRRGLRHQALSESQKLKYEKITKARNKRPEVTEEVKEKQRKHKEEHGNSRQPLISGLTSDYDYELFKEAQSRACELLEHQMTQHLAKSDLQEYRIKKLELGCYEMNTWYSSPYPEEYARLPKIYLCEFCLKYMRTATILRRHMAKCLWRHPPGDEIYRKGNISFFEVDGKKNKVYCQNLCLLAKLFLDHKTLYFDVEPFLFYAMTENDGNGCHLVGYFSKEKNSFLNYNVSCILTLPQYMRQGFGKMLIDFSYLLSKVEEKVGSPERPLSDLGLLSYRSYWKDVLLEYLHKYKGQEICIKDVSQETAINANDIVSTLQALGMLKYWKGKHLVLKKQDLIDEFLEKKANRPAEFANKVIDPSCLKWTPHSKRDSLS; via the exons ATGCGACGGAGAAAG CGACTTCATGGAGATTCTGTATCAGAAGAAAGCGAACACTCAGCTGAGGTCGAAACAGATGAAGAACAGCCCACACGAAGAACCAGAAGATCTGCTGCAATTGTTG TAGGTCAGGCTAGCCcaaccaaaaaaagaaaattgacaaAAGATACAAGTGATTCAGATAATGAAGAgacaacagaaaacaaaacagaagCGAAAGGTAAGGCTGTGCCCAGAGCCAAGAAAACTGCCAAGACAGCAGTGGCGGTGTGTAGTGAAGATGTGGACTCAGAAGATGGAAACTCATTGCTAGGGCTAACTGAGAGAAGGGCAACTCCAAAAACAAATTACGATGAGACAAGTGCCCATTGCCCTTTACCAGGATGTGATTCTAAAG GTCATTTAAGTGGACGCCATGAATCCCACAGAACACTGACATCTTGCCCCCTGTTTCATAATACCACAGCAGAAGATTGtaaa GTCAGATATGAAAAAAGAATCAAGAATATTgaagacagaaaaaaagtagTTGCTGAATTAAAAGACAGAAGGGGGCTGCGCCATCAG gctttgAGTGAAAGccagaaattaaaatatgagaAGATTACCAAGGCTAGAAACAAAAGGCCAGAAGTTACTGAAGAAGTGAAAGAAAAGCAGAGGAAACATAAGGAAGAACATGGAAATTCTAGACAACCTCTAATAAGTGGGTTAACATCAGACTACGATTATGAACTGTTTAAAGAAGCACAATCTCGAGCTTGTGAATTACTT GAGCATCAAATGACTCAACACTTAGCCAAGTCTGACCTTCAGGAATACCGAATAAAGAAACTGGAACTGGGCTGCTATGAAATGAACACATGGTACTCATCACCCTACCCAGAAGAATATGCTCGGCTTCCCAAAATTTATCTCTGCGAATTTTGTTTGAAGTATATGAGAACAGCAACAATTTTAAGAAGACATATG GCTAAATGTCTATGGCGCCATCCTCCAGGAGATGAGATCTACAGGAAaggaaatatttctttttttgaagtggaTGGCAAGAAAAATAAG GTTTATTGTCAAAACTTGTGTCTGCTggctaaacttttcttggatcacaaaactttatattttgatGTGGAGCCATTTCTTTTCTACGCAATGACAGAGAATGATGGCAATGGGTGTCATCTTGTTGGCTACTTCTCTAAG GAAAAAAACTCTTTTTTGAACTATAATGTTTCTTGTATTTTGACACTTCCTCAATACATGAGACAAGGATTTGGGAAAATGTTAATAGATTTTA GTTATCTATTGAGTAAAGTTGAGGAAAAGGTTGGCTCTCCAGAGAGACCATTGTCGGACCTTGGCCTTCTCTCCTACAGAAGTTATTGGAAAGATGTTCTCCTAGAGTatttacacaaatataaaggtCAAGAAATTTGTATCAAAG atgtGAGTCAAGAAACTGCAATAAATGCCAATGATATAGTCAGCACATTACAAGCCCTGGGTATGCTCAAATATTGGAAAGGAAAACAtttagtcctaaaaaaacag GATTTGATTGATGAGTTTCTGGAAAAAAAGGCCAACCGGCCTGCAGAGTTTGCAAACAAGGTGATAGATCCATCGTGTTTAAAATGGACACCTCATAGCAAAAGAGATTCTCtatcttga